A segment of the Lates calcarifer isolate ASB-BC8 unplaced genomic scaffold, TLL_Latcal_v3 _unitig_2021_quiver_1052, whole genome shotgun sequence genome:
AGATTTAACCTGAAGAAGTCTCAGGTCTTGTgacctgtttaaagtttcaaccaTGTTCCTGTGTGAAAGTATGAGGAAATGATGTGGCTCCAAAGAGGAGTGGGTTTGATCATTTTCTCAACCactttttatgatttttgtcatcatggtCACATGGTCACGTTACTAAAAGGCGCAGCACACTCTTCCCGATCAAATCGCacattttgatttctgtttttccaggtTTTCTGCAGAATGAGTAAagttaaagttacattttcatGCTAGAGAAACAATAAGAAGAATATACATATCAGATTATAAAGTGTCTCagaagttttatttataaaactcCTCACATGGgaaaatgagaataaaacaaTTCAATGAGTTCAGTCCGACTGAAATACAAGACGACcagatttttctgtttctgttcttcagGAGAGTACAGTCTGcgatgacctctgacccctgacccctcTGAGAGACacctctgaggaggaggagcgaccaggacagatggagggagcaggagaggaggagagccgAGGGGAGGAGGCTGAAACCTCCTCCAAACAGGGGAGAGCATCACCGAGAAGAGGAGGCGGGGGGGGCATCTGCAGACAAAATGGCCTCATCAACACCCGCAGGCTGGGGGCGGAGCCTCGGGAGGCGCTGCCGTCAGTGTACTCAGCTCCTCAGTACCAGGGTCACGTGGTGGTGAACGCCCCGCCTCAGCAGGAGCACAGCGGGggtcctcctcagctcctgaacCCCAGCGCTCTCCTCCCCCACCAGGCGGCGTCAGACCCCCACCTCAGGTCGGCCCCCGGCCTCCTGCTGTGCCCAGAGAGCGTCCTGCGGGCGTGGGGGGAGGCTGGGGGAGGCGACTGCTGCGAGACCACCTTCATTGAGGGGCTTGGTCCCGAcgcctccccctccacctccacaaaGGAGGCGCTGCTGTTCACTGACGGAAAGTTTCTGGACTTTTCTGGAGAGGACGCAAAGATTCATACGCTGTCGTACGACATCGACGATGACGACGAGTTCCAGGAGCTCGAGGTGAAAAACTGAGTTTGGTTTTGAATGTTTCAGGAAGTGAAGAGTGTCATCGGCGTAGAACATGAGTCCTGGAGGCTGAGGAACATGttctgctgcaggtggagcttcATTAACATGTGAAATATCTACGTCACCTCCTGCTGGTGAAGAGAAAAACCGTTgagctgcagttcctctaacGTCCTCTAGGGGCTGGGGTCAAAGTCTGTGTTGACGTGAACGAGAAAAACTTCTTAAAATCAGCACAGTCTACAGGActtcaacccccccccacctcGACCCCCCCAACTCCTCATCCATCCTCTGTCAACCATCCTTCATTttcagccctcctcctccttctcgttctcctcctcctctgtctgagtGGCTCATGTtcagcctccagcagcagaaTAACACACCTCTTGAATTTTGATGTCGACCTGCTTCATCAAAGAACTGagatggaggagctgcagagaacagagagaggaggaggaggaggagggattgGATGTTTAGAAGAGGGAGGAGATTAGGAGGAAACATTGTGATAGAAAACAGGCAGAGTTTCCTCTGTTAGTCTGTTTGTCATGTTGTCCATCGTCCTCCTGTCTGTGAGGTTGGTTTGTGAACCTTTTTCACAGGAAGCATGTTTAATAATCCATCTAATTGAGCTTTCTgacatccctccctccatccatccatccatctatccctccctccatccatccattcgGTTGAGTCAGAGACTTTCCAGCAGAATGAGATTAGCGAGCTGCAGCTCTGAACGACACATTTGGCCGCCTAACAGCCAATCGCTTTAGAGACGATTAGCTGGAAATGCTGTGATTTTGTCTCTGTAAAGTCCAGTTTAATCTACTCTGCCCTGCTAAtaccagagagagggagagagagggagagagagggagagagagggattaCTGAGGAGGGAGCACAGCTGATTTAACTGGCAGGCTGGTGGTAGTGTACATATTTAATCAGAGAGCAGGTGAAGTTACATGAATTATTATCAGAGTTGTCGTCTCAGTGATGCGTTCAGAGGCAGGTCGTCGTCTAAacgactgcagctgctgtttctgtctgagaagAAACACTCTGATCTCTGACTAGAGAATCTTTATTTCTCAGTGACGGAGCTGATTCCTGAAACAAAGACTTTACTTTGACCGTCAGAGTTTCACTTCTGTCTCTCTACTAAATGATAACATCTATTTCTAACCCTCTGAGATGCAGAGACAGTCTTTATTAAGTCATCATTATCTGTCTGAATATCCCTAAACCTGATCTGCATCAGTTCCTGTCCAGAATCACACGAGACACCTGTAAGAAGTCTGAGCTGAAACcctgatctcagagctgtgatAAAGGCAGAGTAACACACCTGCTTTAGTTTCTGACTGAACCTGCAGACAAAACTCAGGGTTAAAAACACAAGTGTCTCAAATCCAGCCCAAACCCAGGCCCTGGGTTTTGACTCTCAGGTGACAAAGTCATTATTTCCATCTGAGCGTCAACAGTTACAATATGCTTGTTGTTCGTCACCGGGTgaactcacctgtgtgtgtgttttcagagtgaTTACTCCAGCGAATCAGAGAGCGAGGACACCTTCCTGTTGATGCCTCCCAGAGATCACCTGGGCCTCAGTGTCTTCTCCATGCTCTGCTGCTTCTGGCCGCTCGGCATCGCAGCTTTCTACCTGTCACACGAGGTGaggacacacccacacacacctgacacacctgGACTGACCGGACAGAGTCTGGGTCAGAGAGCTCTACTGATGAGGTTAAACTGAGTCACTTACCTGTTACTGTCATGCCGACAGGTAAACCACCTGCTGGAGATACGTAGTTGGTGTGTTCAGGAACCCTCAGACATCTGAGCTTTGGGAGTCGTCAGCAGTGGTATTATGGCAGGAGTACAAGTACCAGAACCACCATCAGCAGCAGTAATATTAGTCGATGTAGTAGTAGAGGTTTGTTTGAGTGGATTACTAACAGTACCAGTACCTGCAGCAGTAATAGTACTAATATACTGCCGATTGGTtttagtagcagtagcagtattAATAATATTAGCAGTAATAGATGTGGGTTTGTAGTAGTTGTAGTATGGACAGTAGTATTAGCAGTAAGTAGATTCGTTGTAGTAGAGGGAACTAATATGGTCAGACTGTCAGTAGTAACAATACAGAGCTGTGGACCTGATGTTTGGTGTGTAGTGAACTGTACacctgcttttgtgtgtgtgtgtgtctttctgtttttggaacatcaacacacagctgctcctacacacactgacacactccaCCTTATATAACTGATCTGCAGTCAGCTGCAGGACGACTCAGCTCAGTGAGCATGTTAACCACAGGATCTCAGGTTGATCTGGGTTCAGATTGAACCTGATGAATGATTTAGTTTCTGACCTGCTTCACTTTCACATCTTTGTAAAGTCTCTTCAGGGTTTCTGGACGTTTGAGTtctgtctgatgtttgtttctttctaactgcagcaggtttaaagtttctttgattttagtttgaaaaatgttcaaatttccaATGGACTTCTG
Coding sequences within it:
- the LOC108891782 gene encoding synapse differentiation-inducing gene protein 1-like, whose amino-acid sequence is MEGAGEEESRGEEAETSSKQGRASPRRGGGGGICRQNGLINTRRLGAEPREALPSVYSAPQYQGHVVVNAPPQQEHSGGPPQLLNPSALLPHQAASDPHLRSAPGLLLCPESVLRAWGEAGGGDCCETTFIEGLGPDASPSTSTKEALLFTDGKFLDFSGEDAKIHTLSYDIDDDDEFQELESDYSSESESEDTFLLMPPRDHLGLSVFSMLCCFWPLGIAAFYLSHETNKAVSKGDFHLASSSSRRALFLAVLSITIGTGIYVAWPWLIAYLSKNHHW